In Cellulomonas sp. Y8, the genomic stretch CGTCGACGGTGGTGAGGTCGGCGAAGTACTGCAGCGCCTCGGCGAACTCCGGGGTGTCGACGGTGACCTCGGTGCGGTCCTCGTTCGTCCAGTCGCCGCCGTTGCTCCACACCATCGACTGCAGGTTCCACTGCACGTTGAGGCCGGTGCCCCACTGGTCGACCGCACCGTCGCCGTCGGTGTCGGTGGTGAGCTGCTTCGCGATGTCGCGGAACTCGTCGAGGCTCAGCGGGACGTCGGGGTCGGGCAGCGGGATGCCCGCGGCCTCGAGCATCGTCTTGTTGTAGCCGAACGCGAACGGGCCGACGTCCTTCGGCAGGCCGTACAGCCGGCCCTCGGGCGTGCCCTGCAGCGTGCCGTCGAACCGGTAGGAGTCGACGCCGTACGCCCAGATGTTGTCGAGGTCGACGCCGGCCTCCTCCACCTGGTCGGTGATGTCCAGCAGCACGCCGGACGCCACGTAGGACTGCAGGTTGGCCTGCTCGATGTAGAACACGTCGGGCACCTTGTTGCCCGAGACCGCCGCCTGGAGCTTGGTGGCGTACTGGTCGGCGTCGGTGACGGTCATCTGGACCTTCACGCCGGTGTCCTCGGTGAACTTGTCGATCGCGGCCTGGTACGCCGCCTTCTCGTCCGCGCCGCCGCGGAACATGAACGTCAGGCTCTCTCCGTCGCCGGAGCCGCCGCCGTCGTCG encodes the following:
- a CDS encoding sugar ABC transporter substrate-binding protein, translating into MTTKTLRAAALALAGALALTACGSGGSDDGGGSGDGESLTFMFRGGADEKAAYQAAIDKFTEDTGVKVQMTVTDADQYATKLQAAVSGNKVPDVFYIEQANLQSYVASGVLLDITDQVEEAGVDLDNIWAYGVDSYRFDGTLQGTPEGRLYGLPKDVGPFAFGYNKTMLEAAGIPLPDPDVPLSLDEFRDIAKQLTTDTDGDGAVDQWGTGLNVQWNLQSMVWSNGGDWTNEDRTEVTVDTPEFAEALQYFADLTTVDGVTPNASEAATLDTYQRWMAGEIGFFPVGPWDVSVYNDLDFEYDLIPWPAGSTGESATWVGSLGIGVSATSGNPDAAVQLATYLSADPDAQQTLVDANVQIPNLIDVAEEWAGAADAKPANRQEFLDIVQDYGRAMPASFTYGAEWYDELWVNIQPVLDGKQSAADYLAEVQPKMQALLDESNANAEMAGGA